A DNA window from Streptomyces bacillaris contains the following coding sequences:
- a CDS encoding peptidoglycan-binding protein, whose translation MATPLTADRLLAALRAEGVTVVEHPGWRTHHRNHKGAWGPVNGVMIHHTVSSGSAASVALCRNGYASLPGPLCHGVIDKAGTVHLISAGRANHAGGGDPAVLARVVVEDYGDRPPAPRAHDGSAGAVDGNARFYGFECVNLGDGKDPWPAAQLEAIERASAALCRAHGWTARSVIGHAEWSAAKIDPRGFTMPSMRTRIATRLTATPGNPPKQPSKPAQPTRPGNKPASPSTPTPRYQPFPGASFFTARPSSPVVTAMGRRLVAEGCGAYAVGPGPRWTEADRRSYAAWQRKLGFRGADADGLPGRTSWDALKVPYTTKNP comes from the coding sequence GTGGCCACACCACTCACCGCCGACCGGCTGCTCGCCGCCCTGCGCGCCGAAGGCGTCACCGTCGTCGAGCACCCGGGCTGGCGCACCCACCACCGCAACCACAAGGGCGCCTGGGGCCCCGTGAACGGGGTGATGATCCACCACACCGTGAGCAGCGGAAGCGCCGCCTCCGTCGCCCTCTGCCGCAACGGCTACGCCTCCCTGCCCGGCCCGCTCTGCCACGGCGTCATCGACAAGGCGGGCACCGTCCACCTGATCTCGGCCGGCCGCGCCAACCACGCGGGCGGCGGCGACCCGGCCGTGCTCGCCCGCGTCGTCGTGGAGGACTACGGGGACCGCCCGCCCGCCCCGCGCGCCCATGACGGCAGCGCGGGCGCCGTCGACGGCAACGCCCGCTTCTACGGCTTCGAGTGCGTCAACCTGGGCGACGGCAAGGACCCCTGGCCCGCCGCCCAGCTGGAGGCGATCGAACGTGCGTCGGCGGCCCTCTGCCGGGCCCACGGCTGGACCGCCCGCTCGGTCATCGGCCACGCGGAGTGGTCGGCCGCCAAGATCGACCCGCGCGGCTTCACCATGCCGTCGATGCGCACTCGCATCGCGACCCGCCTGACGGCCACCCCGGGAAACCCCCCGAAGCAGCCCTCGAAGCCCGCCCAGCCCACCCGGCCCGGCAACAAACCCGCCAGCCCCAGCACCCCCACCCCCCGCTACCAGCCCTTCCCCGGCGCCTCCTTCTTCACCGCCCGCCCCAGCTCCCCCGTCGTCACCGCCATGGGCCGGAGGCTGGTCGCCGAGGGCTGTGGAGCGTACGCCGTCGGGCCCGGCCCCCGGTGGACCGAGGCCGACCGGCGCTCGTACGCCGCCTGGCAGCGCAAGCTCGGCTTCCGCGGCGCCGACGCCGACGGCCTGCCCGGCCGCACGTCCTGGGACGCCCTGAAGGTCCCGTACACCACCAAGAACCCGTGA
- a CDS encoding DNA-directed RNA polymerase subunit beta', which produces MLDVNFFDELRIGLATADDIRTWSHGEVKKPETINYRTLKPEKDGLFCEKIFGPTRDWECYCGKYKRVRFKGIICERCGVEVTRAKVRRERMGHIELAAPVTHIWYFKGVPSRLGYLLDLAPKDLEKVIYFAAYMITFVDEERRTRDLPSLEAHVSVERQQTENRRDADLEARAKKLETDLAELEAEGAKADVRRKVREGAEREMKQLRDRAQREIDRLDEVWSRFKNLKVQDLEGDELLYRELRDRFGTYFDGCMGAAALQKRLESFDLDEEAERLREIIRTGKGQKKTRALKRLKVVSAFLQTSNKPKGMVLDCVPVIPPDLRPMVQLDGGRFATSDLNDLYRRVINRNNRLKRLLDLGAPEIIVNNEKRMLQEAVDALFDNGRRGRPVTGPGNRPLKSLSDMLKGKQGRFRQNLLGKRVDYSARSVIVVGPQLKLHQCGLPKAMALELFKPFVMKRLVDLNHAQNIKSAKRMVERGRTVVYDVLEEVIAEHPVLLNRAPTLHRLGIQAFEPQLVEGKAIQIHPLVCTAFNADFDGDQMAVHLPLSAEAQAEARILMLSSNNILKPADGRPVTMPTQDMVLGLFFLTTDGQLRDTKGEGRAFGSTAEAIMAFDAGELALQSTVDIRFPVGTMPPRGWVPPVAEEGEPEYQPGDTFRLRTTLGRALFNELLPEDYPFVDYSVGKKQLSEIVNDLAERYPKVIVAATLDNLKAAGFHWATRSGVTVAISDVVVPEAKKAIVKGYEEQDEKVQKQYERGLITKDERTQELIAIWTKATNEVAEAMNANFPKTNPIFMMVDSGARGNMMQMRQIAGMRGLVSNAKNETIPRPIKASFREGLTVLEYFISTHGARKGLADTALRTADSGYLTRRLVDVSQDVIIREEDCGTDRGLKLKIAVKGADGVLRKTDDVETSVYARMLAEDVVVDGKVIAPANVDLGDVLIDALVGAGVEEVKTRSVLTCESAVGTCAFCYGRSLATGKLVDIGEAVGIIAAQSIGEPGTQLTMRTFHTGGVAGDDITQGLPRVVELFEARTPKGVAPISEAKGRVRIEETEKTKKIVVTPDDGSDETAFPISKRARLLVGEGDPVEVGQKLTVGATNPHDVLRILGQRAVQVHLVGEVQKVYNSQGVSIHDKHIEIIIRQMLRRVTIIESGDAELLPGELVERSKFETENRRVVTEGGHPASGRPQLMGITKASLATESWLSAASFQETTRVLTDAAINAKSDSLIGLKENVIIGKLIPAGTGLSRYRNIRVEPTEEAKAAMYSAVGYDDIDYSPFGTGSGQAVPLEDYDYGPYNQ; this is translated from the coding sequence GTGCTCGACGTCAACTTCTTCGACGAGCTGCGGATCGGCCTTGCCACCGCGGACGACATCCGGACCTGGTCCCACGGCGAAGTGAAGAAGCCGGAGACCATCAACTACCGCACCCTCAAGCCCGAAAAGGACGGACTCTTCTGCGAGAAGATCTTCGGTCCGACCCGGGACTGGGAGTGCTACTGCGGCAAGTACAAGCGTGTCCGCTTCAAGGGCATCATCTGTGAGCGCTGCGGCGTCGAGGTCACTCGCGCCAAGGTGCGTCGTGAGCGGATGGGCCACATCGAGCTGGCCGCTCCCGTCACCCACATCTGGTACTTCAAGGGCGTTCCCTCGCGCCTCGGCTACCTGCTGGACCTCGCGCCGAAGGACCTCGAGAAGGTCATCTACTTCGCCGCGTACATGATCACGTTCGTGGACGAGGAGCGTCGTACCCGCGACCTGCCGTCCCTGGAGGCGCACGTCTCCGTCGAGCGTCAGCAGACCGAGAACCGCCGCGACGCCGACCTGGAGGCCCGGGCCAAGAAGCTCGAGACCGACCTGGCCGAGCTGGAGGCCGAGGGCGCCAAGGCCGACGTACGCCGCAAGGTGCGCGAAGGTGCCGAGCGCGAGATGAAGCAGCTGCGCGACCGTGCGCAGCGCGAGATCGACCGCCTCGACGAGGTGTGGAGCCGCTTCAAGAACCTCAAGGTCCAGGACCTGGAGGGCGACGAGCTGCTCTACCGCGAGCTGCGTGACCGCTTCGGCACGTACTTCGACGGCTGCATGGGCGCCGCCGCGCTGCAGAAGCGCCTGGAGTCCTTCGACCTCGACGAGGAGGCCGAGCGCCTCCGCGAGATCATCCGTACCGGCAAGGGCCAGAAGAAGACCCGTGCGCTCAAGCGCCTCAAGGTCGTCTCCGCGTTCCTGCAGACCAGCAACAAGCCCAAGGGCATGGTGCTCGACTGCGTGCCGGTCATCCCGCCGGACCTGCGTCCGATGGTGCAGCTGGACGGTGGCCGCTTCGCGACCTCCGACCTGAACGACCTGTACCGCCGCGTGATCAACCGCAACAACCGCCTGAAGCGCCTTCTCGACCTCGGTGCGCCCGAGATCATCGTGAACAACGAGAAGCGCATGCTCCAGGAGGCCGTCGACGCGCTGTTCGACAACGGCCGTCGCGGCCGTCCGGTCACCGGCCCGGGCAACCGCCCGCTGAAGTCCCTGAGCGACATGCTCAAGGGCAAGCAGGGCCGCTTCCGTCAGAACCTCCTCGGCAAGCGCGTGGACTACTCCGCGCGTTCTGTGATCGTCGTCGGTCCGCAGCTCAAGCTGCACCAGTGCGGTCTGCCGAAGGCGATGGCGCTGGAGCTGTTCAAGCCGTTCGTGATGAAGCGCCTGGTCGACCTGAACCACGCGCAGAACATCAAGTCGGCCAAGCGCATGGTCGAGCGTGGCCGCACCGTCGTGTACGACGTCCTCGAAGAGGTCATCGCCGAGCACCCGGTGCTGCTGAACCGTGCGCCCACCCTGCACCGCCTGGGCATCCAGGCCTTCGAGCCGCAGCTGGTCGAGGGCAAGGCCATCCAGATCCACCCGCTCGTCTGCACCGCGTTCAACGCGGACTTCGACGGTGACCAGATGGCCGTGCACCTGCCGCTCTCCGCGGAGGCGCAGGCCGAGGCCCGCATCCTGATGCTGTCCTCGAACAACATCCTGAAGCCGGCCGACGGCCGTCCGGTCACCATGCCGACCCAGGACATGGTGCTGGGGCTGTTCTTCCTCACCACCGACGGCCAGCTCCGTGACACCAAGGGCGAGGGCCGCGCGTTCGGCTCCACGGCCGAGGCGATCATGGCGTTCGACGCCGGTGAGCTGGCGCTCCAGTCCACCGTCGACATCCGCTTCCCGGTCGGCACCATGCCGCCGCGTGGCTGGGTGCCGCCGGTCGCCGAGGAGGGCGAGCCCGAGTACCAGCCGGGTGACACCTTCCGGCTGCGGACCACCCTGGGCCGCGCGCTCTTCAACGAGCTGCTGCCCGAGGACTACCCGTTCGTCGACTACTCGGTGGGCAAGAAGCAGCTCTCCGAGATCGTCAACGACCTGGCCGAGCGCTACCCCAAGGTCATCGTGGCGGCGACGCTCGACAACCTGAAGGCGGCGGGCTTCCACTGGGCGACCCGTTCGGGCGTCACCGTGGCCATCTCCGACGTCGTCGTGCCCGAGGCCAAGAAGGCCATCGTCAAGGGCTACGAGGAGCAGGACGAGAAGGTCCAGAAGCAGTACGAGCGCGGTCTGATCACCAAGGACGAGCGCACGCAGGAGCTCATCGCGATCTGGACCAAGGCGACCAACGAGGTCGCCGAGGCGATGAACGCGAACTTCCCGAAGACGAACCCCATCTTCATGATGGTCGACTCGGGTGCCCGAGGAAACATGATGCAGATGCGTCAGATCGCGGGTATGCGTGGTCTGGTGTCGAACGCCAAGAACGAGACGATCCCCCGTCCCATCAAGGCGTCCTTCCGCGAGGGCCTCACCGTTCTGGAGTACTTCATCTCCACGCACGGTGCCCGTAAGGGTCTGGCGGACACCGCCCTGCGTACCGCCGACTCGGGTTACCTGACCCGTCGTCTGGTGGACGTCTCGCAGGACGTGATCATCCGCGAGGAGGACTGCGGCACCGACCGCGGCCTGAAGCTGAAGATCGCGGTCAAGGGCGCCGACGGCGTGCTCCGCAAGACGGACGACGTCGAGACCTCGGTCTACGCCCGCATGCTCGCCGAGGACGTCGTGGTGGACGGCAAGGTCATCGCGCCTGCCAACGTCGACCTCGGTGACGTCCTGATCGACGCCCTGGTGGGCGCCGGCGTCGAGGAGGTCAAGACCCGCTCGGTCCTGACCTGTGAGTCCGCGGTCGGCACCTGTGCCTTCTGCTACGGACGCTCGCTCGCCACCGGCAAGCTGGTCGACATCGGTGAGGCGGTCGGCATCATCGCCGCCCAGTCCATCGGTGAGCCCGGTACCCAGCTGACGATGCGTACCTTCCACACCGGTGGTGTGGCCGGTGACGACATCACCCAGGGTCTGCCCCGAGTCGTCGAGCTCTTCGAGGCCCGTACGCCGAAGGGTGTCGCCCCGATCTCCGAGGCCAAGGGCCGCGTGCGGATCGAGGAGACCGAGAAGACCAAGAAGATCGTCGTCACCCCGGACGACGGCAGCGACGAGACGGCGTTCCCGATCTCGAAGCGTGCCCGTCTGCTCGTGGGCGAGGGCGACCCGGTCGAGGTGGGCCAGAAGCTCACCGTGGGTGCCACCAACCCGCACGACGTGCTGCGCATCCTCGGCCAGCGTGCGGTCCAGGTCCACCTGGTCGGCGAAGTCCAGAAGGTCTACAACTCGCAGGGCGTGTCGATCCACGACAAGCACATCGAGATCATCATCCGGCAGATGCTCCGCCGTGTGACGATCATCGAGTCCGGCGACGCGGAGCTGCTTCCGGGCGAGCTGGTCGAGCGGTCGAAGTTCGAGACCGAGAACCGTCGTGTGGTCACCGAGGGCGGTCACCCCGCCTCCGGCCGTCCGCAGCTGATGGGTATCACCAAGGCCTCGCTCGCCACCGAGTCGTGGCTGTCGGCGGCGTCCTTCCAGGAGACGACCAGGGTCCTCACCGACGCGGCGATCAACGCCAAGTCGGACTCCCTGATCGGCCTCAAGGAGAACGTCATCATCGGTAAGCTCATCCCGGCCGGTACGGGTCTCTCCCGCTACCGCAACATCCGGGTCGAGCCGACCGAGGAGGCCAAGGCCGCGATGTACTCGGCCGTCGGCTACGACGACATCGACTACTCGCCGTTCGGCACGGGCTCCGGCCAGGCCGTTCCGCTGGAGGACTACGACTACGGTCCGTACAACCAGTAA